From a single Calothrix sp. NIES-2098 genomic region:
- a CDS encoding 2,3-bisphosphoglycerate-independent phosphoglycerate mutase, which produces MTKAPVAPVVLVILDGWGYCEEKRGNAIVNAKTPVMDSLWTAYPHTLIRTSGKAVGLPDGQMGNSEVGHLNIGAGRVVPQELVRISDAVEDGSIKLNPALVKICQEVRDRNGKLHIVGLCSEGGVHSHLTHLFGLLDLAKDQQISQVCIHAITDGRDTTPTEGVKAIGQLQEYIDRVGVGQIVTLSGRYYAMDRDHRWDRVKRAYDVMTQDEVTDNRQAVEVLAASYATGVTDEFINPTRIAPGAIAAGDGVIFFNFRPDRARQLTQAFVSPEFKGFERQLIQPLSFATFTQYDPDLKVAVAFEPQNLTNILGEVVANHGLKQFRTAETEKYAHVTYFFNGGLEDPFEGEDRELVSSPMVATYDKAPAMSAAAVTEVAIAAIEKCIYSLVVINYANPDMVGHTGQIEATIEAIEKVDLCLGRLLASITNVGGTTIITADHGNAEYMLDDAGNPWTAHTTNPVPLILVEGEKAKIPGHGTNVELRSDGKLADIAPTILEILQLPQPSEMTGRSLVVPAGYDVQRSRTPEPVGL; this is translated from the coding sequence AATGCGAAAACTCCAGTCATGGATAGCTTATGGACAGCTTATCCACACACCCTCATTCGCACATCAGGAAAAGCCGTAGGGTTGCCAGATGGTCAAATGGGCAACTCGGAAGTTGGTCATTTGAACATTGGCGCTGGGCGAGTAGTACCGCAAGAATTAGTACGCATCTCCGATGCGGTGGAAGACGGTTCTATTAAGCTCAATCCAGCACTTGTCAAAATTTGCCAGGAAGTGCGCGATCGCAATGGCAAGCTTCACATAGTAGGTCTGTGTTCAGAGGGTGGAGTACATTCCCATCTCACCCATTTATTCGGACTACTGGACTTAGCAAAGGATCAGCAAATTTCCCAAGTTTGTATCCATGCGATTACCGATGGTCGTGACACCACACCGACCGAGGGTGTCAAAGCAATAGGGCAGCTGCAAGAATATATAGACCGCGTAGGTGTAGGGCAGATAGTCACCCTCAGCGGTCGCTACTACGCGATGGATCGCGATCATCGCTGGGATCGGGTTAAACGTGCCTATGACGTAATGACCCAAGATGAAGTAACCGATAATCGCCAAGCCGTAGAAGTTTTAGCAGCATCCTACGCCACCGGAGTCACAGACGAATTCATCAACCCCACACGTATTGCTCCTGGCGCAATTGCAGCCGGGGATGGAGTGATATTCTTCAACTTCCGCCCCGATCGCGCTAGACAACTCACTCAAGCTTTTGTTAGCCCAGAATTTAAGGGCTTTGAAAGGCAGTTAATTCAACCACTTTCTTTTGCTACTTTTACTCAGTACGATCCAGATTTAAAAGTAGCTGTTGCCTTTGAGCCACAGAATCTCACCAATATTTTGGGAGAGGTCGTCGCCAATCACGGATTAAAGCAATTCCGCACCGCTGAAACCGAAAAATACGCCCACGTTACCTACTTCTTTAATGGCGGTCTAGAAGATCCTTTCGAGGGTGAAGACCGCGAACTTGTAAGTAGTCCTATGGTAGCAACTTACGATAAAGCCCCGGCGATGTCCGCAGCAGCCGTTACAGAAGTTGCGATCGCAGCAATTGAGAAATGTATCTACTCGTTAGTTGTGATTAACTATGCTAACCCAGATATGGTAGGGCATACAGGTCAGATAGAAGCTACGATAGAAGCAATTGAAAAAGTTGATCTCTGTTTGGGTCGCCTACTTGCTAGCATTACTAATGTTGGGGGGACAACAATTATTACTGCCGACCACGGTAATGCTGAGTATATGCTAGATGATGCGGGTAATCCTTGGACAGCCCACACCACTAACCCCGTCCCCTTAATTTTGGTGGAAGGAGAAAAAGCTAAAATCCCTGGACATGGTACAAATGTCGAACTGCGAAGCGATGGCAAGCTAGCCGACATTGCACCGACAATTCTAGAGATTTTACAACTACCTCAGCCATCAGAAATGACAGGGCGATCGCTAGTTGTACCGGCTGGATATGATGTGCAACGCAGTCGTACTCCCGAACCAGTAGGTTTGTAA
- a CDS encoding metallopeptidase, whose protein sequence is MGQKIQYPTPNPLKNLFTSQLLAILTLVIGTGLLVIFTYLPVNANFAQVTPYSRDLLASLPISSFPTPKSHPLPPTLAKWQDNTNSGDYFPQITATQVGYLVWSQFPIKVYVETPTAINSQQAQAWVNSVLQAVQEWNAYLPLLIVEKPEVADIKIFRKAPPLQVSPVDKIPRARSALTTYELYTNNKVLLHRFTILLSPSQTGNYVIAAARHELGHALGIWGHSPLQTDALYFSQVRQPPAISARDVNTLKRVYEQPSSLGWSLVEK, encoded by the coding sequence ATGGGGCAAAAAATCCAATACCCAACACCCAACCCCCTAAAAAATTTATTTACCTCACAGTTACTAGCAATTCTTACCTTAGTGATAGGTACAGGGCTGCTAGTTATTTTTACGTATCTTCCTGTAAATGCTAATTTTGCCCAAGTAACGCCATATTCTAGGGATTTACTCGCTTCTCTCCCTATCTCTTCATTTCCTACTCCAAAATCTCATCCTCTACCGCCAACGCTAGCCAAATGGCAAGATAATACCAACAGTGGCGATTACTTTCCTCAAATAACAGCCACCCAAGTTGGTTATCTGGTTTGGTCACAGTTTCCTATTAAAGTTTACGTAGAAACGCCAACAGCAATTAACAGCCAGCAAGCTCAAGCTTGGGTTAACAGTGTCTTACAAGCTGTGCAAGAGTGGAATGCTTATTTACCTTTATTGATAGTGGAAAAACCAGAGGTTGCAGATATTAAAATTTTCCGAAAAGCGCCACCTCTGCAAGTTTCTCCTGTCGATAAAATTCCCCGTGCGCGTTCTGCTTTAACTACCTACGAGTTATATACCAACAACAAAGTTTTATTACACCGCTTCACTATATTGTTGAGTCCTAGCCAGACTGGTAATTATGTCATAGCCGCAGCGCGTCATGAACTCGGCCATGCTTTGGGAATTTGGGGGCATAGTCCATTACAAACCGATGCTTTATACTTTTCTCAAGTTCGCCAACCACCAGCGATTTCTGCTAGAGATGTGAATACTTTGAAGCGGGTTTATGAACAGCCAAGCAGTTTGGGATGGTCTTTGGTAGAGAAATAA